Part of the Tissierellales bacterium genome is shown below.
TGTTTTCAAATCTAAATTCTATTCCATCGCCTGATTCTAATCCTCTAGACGATTCTATAATCCAATTATTTTTATTTTTTGAAGCTCTCACTCTTCCAAGTTCTATGCCTCTATTATTTGGTTTGTCTTCCGAAAAATAGTCAGCTCCCCTATCATTAAATGCTAGACCTTCTGTAAATCCTCTATTGAAAATTTGCATAAGCTCTTCTATCATTTTATCTGATGAATCTCTTTCTGTCTCTTCCAATTTTGTTTTATAATGATTTACTACCGTCGCCACATATTCAGGCCTTTTCATCCTACCTTCTATTTTGAGAGAATGTACTCCAGCTTCTAAAAGTTCTGATACTTTATCTATAGTACAAAGGTCTTTAGGACTTAGATAATATTTTGTTTTTCCTATAGTATTTTCACTATCTACATTTACTATTTCATATGGAAGCCTGCATGGCTGAGCACATCGTCCCCTATTTCCACTTCTTCCACCTAACATACTGCTCATCAAGCACTGTCCTGAATATGATTGACAAAGCGCTCCATGTACAAATACCTCTAACTCTGGTCCCACTTTAGATGCCTTTAAAATCTCGCTGATTTTAACTTCTCTTGCCAACACCACTCTAGAAAATCCCATTTTCTGGCAAACAGCAACCCCACTCGCATTGTGTATACTCATCTGAGTACTCGCATGAATCTCGAATTCAGGGCAATACTTCCTCAATATATAGTATAGACCTAAATCTTGAATTATAAGCGCATCTACACCAGCTTCGTACAAATCTTTTATGTATTCTAGTGTTTCTTTTAGCTCCTCATCTTTCAATAAGGTATTCATAGTTATATAAATTTTTACGCATCTCAAATGTGCATATTTAACTAATTCTCTAATTTCATCTATCTCAAAATTTGAAGCATAATGCCTCGCATTAAACAATTTTCCACCCATGTATATAGCATCTGCTCCAGCTGATATCGCTGCAAAAAAAGATTCTCTACTTCCTACTGGCGCTAATATCTCATATTTTTTCATATACTTCCTCCAACATTAAAATCTATTGCACTCAAAACAAAAGAGTAGGCGATAAACTCTACTCTTTCATTCTACTAACTAATTCTGTTAATTCCTTTTTGACTTGAAGATATTTATGTTCTACCTCAAAAATCTTTTCCTGAGCAATTTTCAATTCTTCTTCAATTTTTGCTTTTTTGTTGTCATGTGTTTTCATCTCATTTATTTGTACTTCCATAGTCTTCTTCTGCTCAGCTATAGTCAATTCTAGCTTGTGTTTATCTTCTATTAATTGTTTCTGTTTTTCTTTTAATTTTTCAAAAACATCCTCATGTCTATCTACTTCTTCCCAGCGTTTTTTAAAATCGTCTAGTTCTTTCTCAAGTTTATGATTTTCACGTCTCTCTTTATTCAAATCATCAGCTAATGTAAACGCAGCTAAAACTGCAGCCATACTGTCGCTAAGCTTTGAATTATTTTTCATAATCTCTGAAACTAGCTCATCAATATGCTTGCCTATTCCCTGAATATAGCTTTCCGGTTCTTCTCCTACGATTGTATAATCTCTTCCGTTTATTTTGACGATTACTTTATGGCGTTCACTCATAAAATCGCTCCTTTTTTCTCATTATATAACCATTATATCTATATTGTAGCAATTATTCAATAGAACAATTGTATAATAGCTAGTGTTACATGCCCCCACTAAACCTATATAAATAAAGGAGCGTGTTTTCTCGAAATAATTTTGATAAAAAAACTGCTAGAACTTAAATAGTCTAGCAGTTTAATTTGCATATAGTATAATTGTTATTTTCTAAGTGTAGCTGAAAGCTTTTCTTCTAGTGCTGTCAGTATTCCATCGTGTGTTTCTTTTATATCATCATCTTGTAATGTTTTTTCATAAGAACGATAATGTATTGAATAAGCTACACTCTTTTTGTCAGCATCAATTTGCTCACCAGTATATATATCAAATAGTGAAACATTCTCAACTAATTGACCACCTACGCCTTTTATTACCTTCTCTATTTCTCCTACTGGTAAATCTCTCTCAACTACAAGAGCTATATCTCTAGTAATTGCTGGATATTTAGGAAGTGCTTTATACGTTCTAGTCAGTGTAGTAAGTGATACTAATAATTCTACATTAATTTCTGCAACATAAACTCTTTCTTTGATACCATAGTTTTCTAATACCTTAGGATGAACTTCTCCAAGTGTTCCTAATAACTGATTGTTTCTAGTTAAATTAGCTGTTCTACCTGGGTGGAATGCAGTATTTAATTTTTCAGCAGAATACTCGCATCCATCTATACCCAATCTCACTAATATTTTTTCCACCATGTCTTTCATTTTAAAGAAATCTACATCATTTCCATAAAGTCCAAAACATAAAGATTTTATTTCATGAGGAAGTGTAAGCAATTCTTCATTAGTAGGTATAAAACTATTTCCAAGCTCATAAGCCCACGCTTTATCTACACCATGTTTATAGTTTTTAGATAATACTTCAAGCATGTTAGGCATAAGAGTCGTTCTCATCACACTGAAGTCTTCTCCAAGTGGGTTTAGAATTTTTACTACTTTTCTCTTTATGCTATCTTCAGGCAATTCTATTTTGTCATATGCTTTCGGACTTATAAATGAATATGTTGTTATCTCATTTAATCCCTGACCATGAAGTACTTCTTTTATTAAGTCTTCTATTTTTCTTGAATCTGATTTCTCACCCTTAGTAAGTGGGCCTAAGAAAGGTTTAGGCTCGATTCCATCAAATCCATTAATTCTACCGATTTCTTCAATCAAATCTGCTTCAATCTTGATATCATTTCTATAAGTAGGTATAGTTGAAACGATAACTCCATCTTGAATTCTAGATTCAATTTGAAGGTAATTTAGTATTTCTACCATATCATCTACCGCAATAGTTGTTCCTAAAAGTTTTTCAACTCGCTCAGGTCTAACACTTACTTCCCAAGCAGTTCTCTTAACTGGATAAGTGTCAATTTGACCCTTTACAATCGTTCCTGCTCCAATTTCTTCTATCAACTGACATGCTCTATCACAAGCCTTGTCAACCATTCCTGGATCTAAATCTTTTTCGAACTTAGCAGATGCATCAGTTCTCATTCCAAGTGCTTTTGCCGTAAGACGAATGTTTCTTCCATTGAAATTAGCAGCTTCTAAGAATATAGTTTTTGTATCGTCTGACACTTCACTATTTCCGCCACCCATAACTCCAGCAATAGCAACTTCATTTTCTGCATCGCAAATCATTAGCATATCGTTTGTAAGTTTTCTCTCTTCATCGTCTAATGTAGTAAATACTTGACCATCTTGAGCTCTTTTTACGATTATCTGTTTTCCCGCAAGTTTATCATAATCAAATGCATGAAGCGGCTGACCCATTTCCATCATTACATAATTTGTTACATCAACTATATTGTTTATAGGTCTAATTCCAACATCCATAAGTCTTTTTTGCATCCAGTATGGGGATGCTTCAATTTTTACATCTTTTATAACTCTACCATAATATCTATTGCAAAGATTCTCGTCTTTGATTTCAATAGAGTCCATATAGTCTTTTATATCATCGACTTCGTTTTCAATTTTTATCTCTGGTAATTTCACTGGAGTTCTAAATGTTGCTGCAGTCTCTCTTGCCATACCAATTATACTTAAGCAATCTGGACGGTTAGGTGTTATCTCAATATCTAAGACTTCTCCTCTAAGCTCTAGTGCTTCCTTGACGTCCATCCCTGGAGTCAATCCTTCATGTAATATCCAGATACCATCTTTACTTCCCTTTGGAGTTACTGAATCATCTATTCCAAGTTCTTGTGTAGAACACATCATTCCATTAGATGGTACACCTCTTAATTTACCTTTTTTGATTTTAACTCCACCTGGTAATCTAGCTCCTACCAATGAAATTGGAACGTAATCTCCAACACTTATATTGTTAGCTCCTGTTACTATCTGTAGAAGTTCTTCTTCCCCTACATCTACCTGTGTCACAACTAATTTGTCTGCATCAGGATGTTTTTCTATACTCTGAATGTGGCCTATTACCACCTTTGTAAATTCTTTTTCTAAAGGAATAATAGCATCGACATGAGAACCAGTTAAAGTCAATCTGTCTGATATTTCCTTTGTTTCATTTTCTATTTGAACATATTCTTTAAGCCATTGAATTGGTAATAACATATTCTTCCTCCCTCTCTAGAATTGATTTAAAAATCTCATATCGTTATCGAATAATAATCGAATATCTTTTATGCCATGCTTAACCATTGTAATTCTATCGATTCCACAGCCGAATGCAAATCCAGTGTATTTTTCTGGGTCAATTCCACAATTTCTAAGCACTTCTGGGTGTACCATTCCGCAACCTAGAAGTTCCATACTCCATCCTGTACCGTGACACTCCGAGCATCCATCTCCTTTACATGCCTGACAAACAACGTCAACTTCTGCACTAGGCTCTGTAAATGGGAAGTAATGAGGTCTAAATCTAGTCGGAAGTTCTTCTCCAAATAGTTCCTTTATAAATCTATCTATCGTATCTTTTAGATTTGCCATTGTAATACCTTCCCCAACAACAAGACATTCCATTTGATGGAACATAGGAGAGTGAGTATCATCAACATCATCGAATCTAAATGTTCTACCCGCTGATACTATTTTAATTGGTGGTTGCATCTGACGCATAGCTCTGATTTGTACTGGAGATGTTTGAGTTCTAAGTAGTATATTGTCCCCTATATAGAATGTATCAGTCATATCTCTAGATGGATGGTTCTCTGGAGCGTTTAATGCGTCAAAGTTATTTGCGACAGTCTCGACTTCTGGGCCGTCAACTACATCAAATCCCATATTTCTAAATATATTTTCAAGTTCTTCTATCGTTTGAACTAGAGGATGTCTATGTCCTGTCATTGTAGCTTTAGCTGGCATAGTAACGTCTATTTTTTCTTTTTCTAATTTAGCTGTTAATGCCTTTTCTTTCATATTTACTTTTAAATCTTCTATTTTGTTTTCTATAGCAGATCTAACTTGGTTTGCCATTTCTCCAATAACTGGGCGCTCTTCTTTTGAAAGGTCTTTCATACCCTTTAGTATCTGTGTAAGCTCACCTTTTTTACCTAAATATTGGACTCTTAGATTATCTAGATTACCTAAATCTGCTACTTGATCCAATGCTTCTAATGCCTTTGCCTGTATTTGATTTAATTTTTCCTTCATACAAAGCCACTCCTTTCCCTTACTTAAAATCTAGCCTTTACAGCTGATTGAATTTAAAATTGATTGTGAACACCATAAATAATTGCAATAAAAAAACTCCGTCTCCAAAAAGGGACGAAGTTATTCCGCGGTACCACCCTGATTCACTCTTACGAGGCTCTCAAATTGTTAACGAACCGTAGTCCGGCAAAACCCTAATACTATTTCAGGTCTGCAGTTCAAGAGTGAACTTCAGCAATAGTTATACTTAAGAACTCTTACAGCCTTGAAGTTCTCTCTCTTTAAGTTCACTATACCTACTCTCTCTATCTATACTTTTACTTTAGTCTATAAACTATTTAATTTTAGTGATTCTTTCAATTTAGGACTAATTATATCATCCTTTTTCTAGTTTGGCAAGTATACTTTAGTCTGAATTTCATGCAGTATTATACCTGTAGCAATCGCTGCATTAAGGGATTCTGCTGCCCCTAGCATTTTTATTTTTAATAGTTTATCTGATAAATTAAATAATTCATCATCAACTCCATTAGCTTCATTTCCTATAATCAATATATTTTTAGAATCAAATTCGGTTTCATGCAAGTACTCTGATGCTTCCAAATTTGTTGCAAAAACTCTATATCCTGATTTTTTTATATTTTCCAAATCTACAAATATATCTTCTGATTTAAACAAAGGCATTCTAAGTATAGAGCCCATAGTAGATCTTACAACTTTTGGATTGAATGGATCTGCACTTCCTATTCTAAATATTATCCCATCTACTTTCAATGCTTCTGCCGTTCTTATTATCGTCCCGATATTTCCAGGATCCTGAACCCTATCAAGTAATAGCAATGTTGATTTTTCTCTATCTAGTTTCATAAAATCATCTAAACATGACCATTTTTGATTCAATACAGCTAGAATTCCTTGGGTTTGCTCAGTGTCAGAAATCTCCTTAAATAGAGGTTTTGGAAGCTCAAATCTAATTATTTTGTTATCCTCAAGTTTCTCAAGTAGTGCTCTCTCTTCGCTTTTCATTCCAAAACCAGTTTGATAAAACACCTTTATTATATCATCTGGGTTTCTAAGCGCTTCTTCTACTAATTTTATTCCCTCAATATAATACGAATTGGCTTTTTTTCTTCCACGACTAGTTTTGAGTGCTAATGCTTCTTTATATTGTTTATTTTGCTTACTTTCAATCAACATTAATCATTTTTCTCCAATTTTTGTAAATCCTTATTATTACCTATAACAATTAATATATCATCTGCCTTAATTTTTTCGTCAGCATATGGAGATATATTCAGCTCCTCGCCTTGCTTTATTGCTATGACATTTATACCATGACTAACTGGCAATTTAAGCTCTCTAAGTGTCTTATCTCTCCACTCCTCTGGAACGACAATTTCCACTATACTATAGTCTGGAGCAAATTCTATATAGTCTAATATATTTGATGAAACTAAGTTGTGTGCAACCCTAGCTCCCATATCTCGCTCTGGAAATACAACTTTATCAGCACCGATTTTTTGAAGAACTTTTGCATGAACCTCATTTTGTGCTTTTGCTATAACTAACTTTACACCCAATTCTTTAGCTATAAGTGTAGCCATTATAGATGCCTGCATATTAGAACCAATTGTTATAACTGCAACATCAAAATTGCTTATTCCAAGTGTTCTAAGAGTATTTTCATCTAAGGCATCTGCTTGAACTGCATGAGTAACGCTACTCGCTAAATCTTGAATTCTCTCTTCACTACTATCTATAGCCATGACATCATACCCTAATCCATAAAGTGTCTGTGCCAAACTCGTACCAAATCTTCCACATCCTACTACGACAAATTGTCTCATCTGTCTTCCTCCTAACCTACTATAATGCGTTCTTCTGGATATCTAAACTGTCCTTTGTTTTTCTTTTGTCTCTGAGCAAATGCAAATGCCATAGTTAGTGGTCCTAATCTTCCAACAAACATAGTCAATGTAATTATAAGTCTTCCGACTACAGTGAGATTAGGTGTAAGCCCTCTACTGAGTCCTACAGTCGCAAATGCAGATACAGATTCAAAAAATATATCTAAAAAACTAGCTGATTCTGTAATTGAAAGTGCCATAGTAACAACACTTACAATTCCCATAGCTATACCAACTACCGTCATTGATCTAAGTACTATCTCACTAGGTAATCTTTTCTTAAATGCTTCTATATCCGTTTTACCACGAACAACAGATATCATAGCATAAATTAGAGCTCCAACGGTCGTTGTTTTTATTCCACCCGCTGTTGACCCTGGTGATCCACCTATAAACATAAGTACTATTATAATAAATGCCGATGCATTTGTTATTCCAGCCATATCTATACTATTAAAACCAGCAGTTCTAGGTGCCATTGATTGGAAAAATGCGGCAAAAAGCTTTTCACCAAAATTCAATGAACCAAATGTAGCTGTATTATTGTATTCAAATATAAAAATCAATACGAATCCCAAAAGAAGCAATGCTCCCGTTATAACCAATACCATTTTTGTATGTAATGAGAACTTTCTTCTTGCGCCTTTGTGAAGTATTCTATCCGTAACATTAATATAAACCGAATAGCCAAGGCCACCAAATATTACAAGTAAACTCATAACTATATTTACTATCGGGTCTCCTACGAATTCAACCATACTGCTTCCAGTCAAATCAAATCCAGCATTACAAAATGCTGAAATAGAATGAAAAACAGCATACCAGATTCCCTTTACAGGGTCATTGTAATGAGGTACAAAAGTAAATGCTAATCCAATAGCTCCCATAAGCTCCACAAAAAAAGTTGATAATATAACATACTTTGTAAGTTTAACAAGTCCTTGCATCGTAAATTGGTTTAATTCTTCTTGCATTATAAGTCTTTCTTTTAAAGTAATTCTTCTTCCCAATAATAATGCAACTAATGTCGCCATAGTCATAAATCCTAAGCCACCAATTTGTATAAGTACAAGTAAGACAAACTTGCCAAATAATGTCCAATGCGCAGCTGTATTTACAACTGAGAGCCCAGTAACACATACCGCTGATGCGGATGTAAACAAAGCATCAATAAATCCTATACTTTTACCGTCCATAGATGCTATAGGCAAGTTTAAAAGTGTTGCTCCAATCATAATCAAAATAGCAAAACCTAAAACCAACACCTGTGCAGGTTCTAATTTTAATTGCTCTATACTCGATTTAATGTCGATTTTAAACATCCCCTTACTTCAAAATCATCTATTATCTATAGTGATTTTTCACGTCAATTTTTAGCAATTCTCAATTCATTTTTTCATTATATCACTTTTTCATAAGTTTTCAAAGTTTGACAAAATATCTTCTAAATAAAAAAGGGCCTAGGCCCTTTAAAATTCCAATTATAATTGGTTTTTAGCTAATTCAACTAATGCGCTGAAGCCTTGTGGATCATAGATTGCCATTTCAGACAATACTTTTCTGTTGATCTCAACGTTAGCTTTTTTCAAACCGTTGATGAATCTGCTGTAGCTTAAACCATTGATTCTAGCTGCTGCATTGATTCTAGCGATCCATAATTTTCTAAAATCTCTTTTCTTTAACTTACGTCCTGTGTAAGCATATTTTAACGATTTCATAACTGCTTGGTTAGCTGGTTTGAAGTTTTTGCTCTTCGCGCCATAGTAACCTTTAGCAAGTTTTAAGATCTTTTTATGTTTTTTCTTTGCGTTTAATGCCTTTTTAACTCTTGCCATCTGAACTCAGCCTCCTCTTTAAAATTCTCTCTAGTATGGTAATAATTGAGCTATTCTCTTCATATCGCTATCGCTAACAATCTTAGCTTTTCTAAGATTTCTTTTTCTCTTAGGTGATTTTTTAGTCAAAATGTGACTTGTATAGTTACTTCTTCTTTTTAATTTACCTGTACCAGTCTTTTTGAATCTTTTTGCTGCACCTCTATGAGTCTTCATTTTATTCTTAGCCATGAATAAGTCCTCCTCTCAATTATGATTTCTTTGGTGTTAACACCATAGTCATATTTCTGCCTTCAAGTTTTGCTTTCTTCTCAACATCGCTGATTTCCGAAACCCTCTCGGCAAATTTATTTAAAACATCAAAGCCAATATCAGTATGACCCATCTCGCGTCCTCTAAATCTAACGGTCACTTTTACCTTATCACCTTTAGATAAGAATTTGCTCGCGTTGTTGGCCTTGACCTCGATATCATGATTATCAGTTCTTGGTGTCATACGGATCTCTTTTACATTTACTGTTTTTTGCTTTTTCTTAGCTTCTTTTTCTTTCTTCGCTAAATCGTATTTGTACTTTCCGTAATCTAAAATCTTGCATACCGGTGGTTTAGCATTTGGTGATACCTTAACCAAATCCAATTTCTTTTCATTGGCAAGTCTCTGAGCTTCCTTTCCAGGTACTACTCCTAACTGATTGCCCTCGTCGTCAATTAATCTTACTTCTCTGTCTCTAATTTGTTCATTAATTTGAAGTTCCTTAATAAAAAACACCTCCTATTAGTCCTAGCTAATGGTAACTTGTATATAAAAAGCGGATAGCTAAAACTGCACAGCCATCCGCCAAAAGTCTAATCAAATCTTCGTTCAAACTTTAATATTAACCTCATTAGCCTTGCCATAAGGTGAGAAGCGGATAACTTCTACTTGCTTTACTTGATAAGTATACTCTACTCAATTCTATTTGTCAAGCTCTTTTTTATAATGTGATGTATCTCCATACAATCTCACATCGTAATCATCCAAACTTTTAAAATCTACAATGCTCAGACTTGTTGGTTTCACAAAGTTTTCCCACAATGTTTCAATCCCCAATTTCATAAAATAGTTCATCAAAACTTTCACTACTATTCCATGAGCTACGATCAAAATATTGCCTTCTTTTTCTTCACCAATTTTTTTGATAGTGGCAAGAACTCTTTCCTCTACTGATTCAAATGTTTCTCCATCTATCGGTTTATACAGTTCTGGTTGATTCCAAAAATTATGAGATTCCTCAGGGAATTTCTCATCTATTTCATCTATTCTCCAGCCTTCCCAAATTCCAAAATTACATTCTCTCAAATCATCTATAGTTTGAATTTCTATCTTCCTATCAGCCCTTAGTATTTCAGCTGTAGTTTGTGCTCTTTCAAGCGGACTTGCATATATTGCATCAAACTCAACATCTATAAGTGCCGTACTAAGCCACATAGCTTGCTGTAAACCTAGCTTTGTAAGTGCAGAATTCTTACTACCTTGCAATCTGCGCTCTTCATTCCACTGCGTTTGCCCATGACGTGTAATATAAAGTTTTGCCATAAACTACTCCTCCTCATATAGCATCAAGGATCAAGGGGCTATTCGCCCCTTTTCTATTTCTAAAGTGAATTTTGTTTTTCTCTAATTTCTTTACTAATTTTTTCTACAAACTCATCTAAAGTCGAGCTTCCTAAGTCACCCTTATCTCTAGATCTAACTGCAACAGCATTAGCTTCTGCTTCTTTCTCGCCAATAACTAACATATATGGAACTTTTTCTAATTGAGCTTCTCTTATTTTATAACCTATTTTTTCTGCTCTATCGTCTAATTCTACTCTTATGCCTAAATCAAATAATTTATCCTTAATCTCTTTAGCGTATCCTATGAATTTATCAGAAATAGGTAAAATTTTCGCTTGAACTGGAGCTAACCATGTTGGGAACTTACCAGCATAGTGCTCAATTAATATACCCATAAATCTTTCAATACTACCAAATGCAACACGGTGAATCATAATAGGTCTATGTTTTTCACCATCTTTACCGATATAAGTTAAATCAAATCTTTGTGGCAATTGCATATCTAATTGAATTGTTCCGCATTGCCATGTTCTTCCAATAGCATCTTCTAAGTGGAAATCTATCTTAGGACCATAGAATGCTCCATCACCTTCGTTAACTACGAAGTCAACACCAAGTTCCTCTAGCGCTCCTCTTAATCCATCCTCTGCTAATTCCCAATCTTCATCTGATCCCAATGATTTCTCTGGACGAGTTGAAAGTTCTAAATGATACTTAAATCCAAATGTCTTGTAAACTTCATCAATAAGCTGTGCAACACCTTTGATTTCATCTTTGATTTGTTCTGGAAGCATGAATATATGAGCATCATCTTGAGTAAAGGCTCTTACTCTCATAAGTCCATGTAGTGCTCCAGAAAATTCATGTCTGTGAACTCTACCAAGCTCTCCAACTCTCATAGGGAAATCTCTATATGAGTGCATCTCTGTCTTGTATGCAAGCATTCCACCTGGACAGTTCATTGGTTTGATCGCAAAATCCTCTTCATCAATTTGAACAGTATACATGTTCTCTTTGTAGTGATACCAGTGACCTGATGTCTCCCAAAGTTTTCTATTCAATATGATTGGAGTTTCTATTTCAACGTATCCCGCTTTTCTATGAACCTGTCTCCAGTATGCTAATAATTCGTTTTTAAGATCCATTCCTCTTGGTAAGAATATAGGGAAACCTGGGCCTTCTTCTGGTAATGAGAATATACCAAGTGCTGGTCCTAATTTTCTATGATCTCTCTTCTTAGCTTCTTCTATTCTCTCTAAGTAAGCTTCTAATTCTTTGTTTTTCTCAAAAGAGATACCGTAAATTCTTTGAAGCATTTTATTTTTTTCGTCGCCTCTCCAGTATGCTCCTGCTATACTAGTAAGTTTAATAGCCTTAACTTTCTTTGTAGAAGACAAGTGAGGACCTGCACATAGGTCTGTAAAATCTCCCTGTCTGTAGAAAGATATTATAGAATCTTCTGGTAAATCAGTTATAAGTTCTACCTTGTAATCTTCTCCTTGATCTGCTACAAATTTAAGAGCTTCTTCTCTTGACAATTCAAATCTCTCAATTTCTATGTTTTCTTTTGCAATTTTTTTCATTTCTTTTTCTATTTTCTCTAAATCTTCTTGAACAAATCTATGCTCAACATCGATATCATAGTAAAATCCATCTTTTATTGCAGGTCCTATAGCCAATTTTGCATCTGGATATAGTCTTTTAATAGCCTGAGCCAACATATGTGCACTTGTATGCCAGAAAAAATGTTTTCCATCTGCACAATCTGCTTTAAGCAGCTCAATTTCACCATCTTCTTCTAATTTGGATTTCAAATCAACAAGCTGTCCATTGAATTTAGCTCCAACAACAACTCTAGCAAGCCCTTCGCTTATTCCACGAGCAAAATCCAATACGCTCGTTTCTTTTTCTACCTCTTTAATTGATCCATCAGGTAATTTAATATTAATCATTGCCATTTGCTCTTCCTCCTTTATTTCATCATATATTATCTTTTGCAAGCTCTGTATTCATCAATTCCACACTTTTTTTACAAATAAAAAAACTCTACATCCTGCTAGGGACGAGAGTTATCGCGCGGTACCACCCTACTTAAGAAAAACATTGTCTTTCTTCAGCTCACGATTATAACGTAATCAACGGACATTCTTACACCTTATATAATCAAGGCTTTCGAACTCAGCTCAGGGTTAGTATTCAACCAAACAGTACTTAGAATGATTCCAGCCTAGTCATTCCTCTCTAGAAGCCTTTTTTAGTTTACTCGTCCCTTCACAGCTTTTATCTTTTGTTTTATTATATTTAGTTATATTTTTTTTGTCAAGTCTAAAATGTTTTTAATAATAAATATTCTCGTCAACAAAATATTTAT
Proteins encoded:
- a CDS encoding TrkH family potassium uptake protein yields the protein MFKIDIKSSIEQLKLEPAQVLVLGFAILIMIGATLLNLPIASMDGKSIGFIDALFTSASAVCVTGLSVVNTAAHWTLFGKFVLLVLIQIGGLGFMTMATLVALLLGRRITLKERLIMQEELNQFTMQGLVKLTKYVILSTFFVELMGAIGLAFTFVPHYNDPVKGIWYAVFHSISAFCNAGFDLTGSSMVEFVGDPIVNIVMSLLVIFGGLGYSVYINVTDRILHKGARRKFSLHTKMVLVITGALLLLGFVLIFIFEYNNTATFGSLNFGEKLFAAFFQSMAPRTAGFNSIDMAGITNASAFIIIVLMFIGGSPGSTAGGIKTTTVGALIYAMISVVRGKTDIEAFKKRLPSEIVLRSMTVVGIAMGIVSVVTMALSITESASFLDIFFESVSAFATVGLSRGLTPNLTVVGRLIITLTMFVGRLGPLTMAFAFAQRQKKNKGQFRYPEERIIVG
- the rplT gene encoding 50S ribosomal protein L20, translating into MARVKKALNAKKKHKKILKLAKGYYGAKSKNFKPANQAVMKSLKYAYTGRKLKKRDFRKLWIARINAAARINGLSYSRFINGLKKANVEINRKVLSEMAIYDPQGFSALVELAKNQL
- the rpmI gene encoding 50S ribosomal protein L35, yielding MAKNKMKTHRGAAKRFKKTGTGKLKRRSNYTSHILTKKSPKRKRNLRKAKIVSDSDMKRIAQLLPY
- the infC gene encoding translation initiation factor IF-3, with product MFFIKELQINEQIRDREVRLIDDEGNQLGVVPGKEAQRLANEKKLDLVKVSPNAKPPVCKILDYGKYKYDLAKKEKEAKKKQKTVNVKEIRMTPRTDNHDIEVKANNASKFLSKGDKVKVTVRFRGREMGHTDIGFDVLNKFAERVSEISDVEKKAKLEGRNMTMVLTPKKS
- a CDS encoding histidine phosphatase family protein, with the translated sequence MAKLYITRHGQTQWNEERRLQGSKNSALTKLGLQQAMWLSTALIDVEFDAIYASPLERAQTTAEILRADRKIEIQTIDDLRECNFGIWEGWRIDEIDEKFPEESHNFWNQPELYKPIDGETFESVEERVLATIKKIGEEKEGNILIVAHGIVVKVLMNYFMKLGIETLWENFVKPTSLSIVDFKSLDDYDVRLYGDTSHYKKELDK
- the thrS gene encoding threonine--tRNA ligase, translated to MINIKLPDGSIKEVEKETSVLDFARGISEGLARVVVGAKFNGQLVDLKSKLEEDGEIELLKADCADGKHFFWHTSAHMLAQAIKRLYPDAKLAIGPAIKDGFYYDIDVEHRFVQEDLEKIEKEMKKIAKENIEIERFELSREEALKFVADQGEDYKVELITDLPEDSIISFYRQGDFTDLCAGPHLSSTKKVKAIKLTSIAGAYWRGDEKNKMLQRIYGISFEKNKELEAYLERIEEAKKRDHRKLGPALGIFSLPEEGPGFPIFLPRGMDLKNELLAYWRQVHRKAGYVEIETPIILNRKLWETSGHWYHYKENMYTVQIDEEDFAIKPMNCPGGMLAYKTEMHSYRDFPMRVGELGRVHRHEFSGALHGLMRVRAFTQDDAHIFMLPEQIKDEIKGVAQLIDEVYKTFGFKYHLELSTRPEKSLGSDEDWELAEDGLRGALEELGVDFVVNEGDGAFYGPKIDFHLEDAIGRTWQCGTIQLDMQLPQRFDLTYIGKDGEKHRPIMIHRVAFGSIERFMGILIEHYAGKFPTWLAPVQAKILPISDKFIGYAKEIKDKLFDLGIRVELDDRAEKIGYKIREAQLEKVPYMLVIGEKEAEANAVAVRSRDKGDLGSSTLDEFVEKISKEIREKQNSL